The Acidimicrobiales bacterium sequence CCACGAGCGCCCAGGCGTCGTCGACGAGTCCGTGTCGCTCCTCGGCGGTCCGCGCGCCGGGCCCGGTGATCGACGAGGCGACCCGGTAGAAGCCGGAGCCGTCCGCGTTGGCCGTGACCAGCTCACCGGGCACGGTGAGCAACACCGAATCCCGGTCGAGGAGCACGCGGTGTTCGGCGACGTCGCCGCCGTGGGCGACGCGCAGGCCGACGGGCACCACCCACGACCGCTCGTCGGCCGCCGCAGGATCGAGGGTGAACTGTCGCTGCCGCAGCTCGATGCCGTGCTCGCCGACCGCGGCGTCGATGACCGGATACCCGCCCTGGTAGATCCAGCCGTTCATCAGCGACCGGACGGGCTGCCCGCTCGTGTGTTCGAGCGCGTCCCAGAGGTCACTGGTCTCCGTGTTCGCGTAGGCGTGGGTGGCGAGATAGTGGCGCACGCCGTCGCGGAACGTGTCGGCGCCGAGGTGCTGTTCGAGCATGCGCACGACCGACGCACCCTTCTCGTAGGTCAGGACGTCGAACATCCCCTCCGCCTCCTCGGGCGTGACCACGGGGAACTCGATCGGTCGTGTGGTGGCGAGGGCATCGGTGTCGAAGGCGGCGGCCCGGGCGCGGCCGAAGGTGGTCCACACGTTCCAGTCCGGCCGATAGGCGTGGCTGCAGGAGGTCTCCATGAACGTGGCGAACGCCTCGTTGAGCCAGATGCCCTCCCACCACTGCATGGTCACGAGGTCGCCGAACCACATGTGGGCGAGTTCGTGGTTGATGACGTCGGCCGCCCGTTGCAGCTCCGGCTGGCTGGCGGTGGCCGGGTCGATGAGGAGCAGGACTTCGCGGAACGTGATGCAGCCGAGGTTCTCCATCGCCCCGAAGGCGAAGTCGGGGATCGCGAGGAGGTCGACCTTGTCGCCGGGGTAGGGGATCGCGTAGTAGTCGGCGAACCACTGGAGCGCGTGGACGGCCACATCGAGGGCGAAGTCGGTCAGGTGGCCCTGACCGGGACGATGGACGACCCGGACGGGGACGCCGCCGGCGTCGACGGCCTCGGTGACCTCGAGCGGGCCCACGACGAAGGCCACGAGGTAGGTCGACATGCGCATCGTCTCGGCGAAGGTGATCCGTCGGCGGCCGTCGGGATCGATGGTGTCGGCGACCTCGGCGCTGTTGGCGACGGCGAGGTGGTCCGGATCGACCACGAGGGTCGTGGCGAAGGTCGCCTTCCACGCCGGTTCGTCCCAACACGGGAAACAGCGGCGGGCATCGGTCGACTGGAACTGGGTGGTGGCGATCGTGTGCTCGGTGCCGTCGTCACTCGTGAACGTCGAGCGGTAGAAGCCACGGAGCCGGTCGTTGAGCGTGCCGCGGAACGCCACCACGACGCGGGCCGGCCCGGGCGACAGGTCCGCCGGCAGGGTCAGGTGGAGGCGCTCGGCCACGGCGTCGAGGCGGACATCCGGCGTGTGCTCCACGGCGGCGGCGCCCTCGCCGACGATCACCGATGCGCTGTCGATCTCCAGGTCGGCCGCATGGCAGACCAGTTCGTCCGTGCGCTCCATCAGTTCGACGTCGATGGTGACCGAACCCCGGAACGTGGCGGTGTCGATGTCCGGTTCGAGCACGAGGTCGTAGCGCTGGGGGACGACGTGGGTGGGCAGGCGCGGATCCGAGGACATCAACGAAATCTACATCGGACCGTAAAGCGAAATACACCCTTGTAATACGCAGATTCGCTTTGATGGAGGAAGCAGGTAGTCGACCGAAGGAGGAGTTCGGACATGCGGAGCCGAGATCGTCGTGAGGACGTGCAGCAATCGCTCGAACCCTTCCAGGACATCGAGTGGCCGGAGGCGGAGCTCGAGGTGGACGACGATGCGTTCGCCCGTGCCATCGCGCAGGGCCGAGGCGAAGAACTCGCCGCCTGACGGCGCGCACATGGGTCTCCCG is a genomic window containing:
- a CDS encoding M1 family metallopeptidase yields the protein MSSDPRLPTHVVPQRYDLVLEPDIDTATFRGSVTIDVELMERTDELVCHAADLEIDSASVIVGEGAAAVEHTPDVRLDAVAERLHLTLPADLSPGPARVVVAFRGTLNDRLRGFYRSTFTSDDGTEHTIATTQFQSTDARRCFPCWDEPAWKATFATTLVVDPDHLAVANSAEVADTIDPDGRRRITFAETMRMSTYLVAFVVGPLEVTEAVDAGGVPVRVVHRPGQGHLTDFALDVAVHALQWFADYYAIPYPGDKVDLLAIPDFAFGAMENLGCITFREVLLLIDPATASQPELQRAADVINHELAHMWFGDLVTMQWWEGIWLNEAFATFMETSCSHAYRPDWNVWTTFGRARAAAFDTDALATTRPIEFPVVTPEEAEGMFDVLTYEKGASVVRMLEQHLGADTFRDGVRHYLATHAYANTETSDLWDALEHTSGQPVRSLMNGWIYQGGYPVIDAAVGEHGIELRQRQFTLDPAAADERSWVVPVGLRVAHGGDVAEHRVLLDRDSVLLTVPGELVTANADGSGFYRVASSITGPGARTAEERHGLVDDAWALVVAGERDAVSWIELAESMAGESDLTVWQALSAGFAHLDELVEGDARDRLARRIQDLATPALDRIALDPTDGDDDRTRELRATLVRLLGAVARDPDVVAACRTRLDHPDPTLAAAALDVVARTDAGSEEMIRAAWQGAGDPQTEQRNLRALADLPTTELSVLDDILRGDVRSQDGPFVLRRALTNPVAGEAVWSFVCEHWDHLKDAFPSNSIARLLEGIVSLDTPAMVADVAAFLDDHPVPQGDKQVAQHRERQRINAALRDRESAPLSATL